One part of the Engraulis encrasicolus isolate BLACKSEA-1 chromosome 17, IST_EnEncr_1.0, whole genome shotgun sequence genome encodes these proteins:
- the LOC134467699 gene encoding carbohydrate sulfotransferase 3-like: protein MWKHLTACLRMRIKYTVFLVFVVALVIIEKENKIISRVSDKLTPRQTPQTPLQVTIVPPLAATKQNDSSRFLFTRTQLDPSRFHHMKRRLENFTEVRESDPERRLPSWGKKHILLLATTRTGSSFVGEFFNQQGGNMFYLFEPLWHVERALTLETGGTNASAAGPAYRDVLQGLFLCDFTPLESFIEPAPVDHVTPNLFRRESSSSLCEEPVCGPVVKGVFERYRCRTRRCGPLNFTLASEWCRQKEHRTIKSVRVRQLETLRPLAEDPRLDVKFIQLVRDPRAVLASRMVAFAAKYKNWKRWAVDGEVPVDDDEVRKLKGNCDNIRLSAEVGLKQPEWLRDRYMLVRYEDIARFPMRKATEMYDFTGIPFAPKVKEWILRNTQASKEVSGVYSTQKNSSEQVEKWRFSIPFKLAQVVQKVCGPTMKLFGYKFAESKEMLTDKSISLIEEKNFS from the exons ATGTGGAAACACCTGACAGCGTGCCTGAGAATGAGGATCAAATACACCGTGTTCCTGGTGTTTGTCGTGGCCCTGGTCATCATCGAGAAGGAGAACAAGATCATATCGCG GGTGTCAGACAAGCTGACCCCACGCCAGACCCCTCAGACTCCGCTGCAGGTGACCATCGTACCCCCTCTGGCGGCGACGAAGCAGAATGACTCCTCGCGCTTCCTGTTCACCAGGACCCAGCTGGACCCGTCCAGGTTCCATCACATGAAGCGGCGCCTGGAGAACTTCACGGAGGTCCGTGAGTCGGACCCCGAGCGTCGACTCCCCTCCTGGGGCAAGAAGCACATCCTGCTCCTGGCTACCACCCGCACCGGTTCCTCCTTCGTCGGGGAGTTCTTCAACCAGCAGGGCGGGAACATGTTCTACCTGTTCGAGCCCCTGTGGCACGTAGAACGCGCGCTGACGCTGGAGACGGGCGGTACCAACGCGTCGGCGGCGGGTCCGGCGTACCGTGACGTCCTCCAGGGCCTTTTCCTGTGCGACTTCACGCCGCTGGAGAGCTTCATCGAGCCGGCGCCCGTCGACCACGTCACGCCGAACCTGTTCCGACGCGAGTCGAGTAGCTCGCTGTGCGAGGAGCCCGTGTGCGGACCCGTGGTGAAGGGCGTGTTCGAACGGTACCGCTGCCGCACGCGACGCTGCGGTCCGCTCAACTTCACGCTGGCGTCCGAGTGGTGCCGGCAGAAGGAGCACCGTACCATCAAGTCGGTCCGCGTGCGGCAGCTCGAGACCCTGCGCCCACTCGCGGAGGACCCGCGTCTTGACGTCAAGTTCATTCAGCTGGTACGCGACCCGCGGGCCGTGCTAGCGTCCAGAATGGTGGCCTTCGCGGCCAAGTACAAGAACTGGAAGCGCTGGGCCGTGGACGGCGAGGTGCCCGTGGACGACGACGAGGTGCGGAAGCTCAAGGGGAACTGCGACAACATCCGTCTGTCAGCCGAGGTGGGCCTGAAGCAGCCGGAGTGGCTACGAGACCGCTACATGCTAGTGCGCTACGAGGACATTGCACGCTTCCCCATGCGCAAGGCCACGGAGATGTACGACTTCACGGGCATCCCCTTCGCTCCCAAAGTCAAGGAGTGGATACTCAGGAACACTCAGGCCTCGAAGGAGGTTAGCGGAGTGTACTCCACGCAGAAGAACTCATCGGAGCAGGTGGAGAAGTGGCGCTTTAGTATACCGTTCAAACTAGCGCAGGTGGTGCAGAAGGTCTGCGGGCCCACCATGAAACTGTTTGGCTACAAGTTTGCGGAGAGCAAAGAGATGCTAACGGACAAGTCCATCAGTTTAATAGAGGAAAAGAACTTCTCTTAA